Part of the Niallia alba genome is shown below.
TAATCCTTATCGATTAAAAATTGTCGCCATCTTGCAAAAAGAAAGAAAATATGTCAGTCAGTTAGCACGAGAACTAGGAATCAGTAGACCTTTGTTATATTTACATCTACAAAAATTAGAAAACGCAAAATTGATTAATGGACATCATGAAATTTCTGAGGATGGAAAAGCAATGAAGTACTATGAGTTAATTCCATTTTATCTTCCTTTAACAGAAGAACTAATAACAGACTTGGCTGACAGTGTCACGATTAAGAAAAGAAAGGAATAGTAATCAAATCATTTA
Proteins encoded:
- a CDS encoding ArsR/SmtB family transcription factor — protein: MEHIKNGDQLLLVLEALSNPYRLKIVAILQKERKYVSQLARELGISRPLLYLHLQKLENAKLINGHHEISEDGKAMKYYELIPFYLPLTEELITDLADSVTIKKRKE